In one window of Mytilus galloprovincialis chromosome 6, xbMytGall1.hap1.1, whole genome shotgun sequence DNA:
- the LOC143080418 gene encoding malonate--CoA ligase ACSF3, mitochondrial-like has protein sequence MLVRRIYSIVKISGSFRSLASVSQVTKTISSNICRRCFHRYYSVQATQNLPQPVFLQAEKYPNKVAIIDQHGSFKYQDLLHYSKTLSQEIIDQVNGNSKHKNLPENTHVAFLCDNDVSYVVAQWATWMAGGVAVPLCKSHPQNELEYVIQDAQCSIVLTTADHLHKIEPITKKLSVPLRVLEKENYTGYYETDQNAWFIDRQTSLDCKNLVKHNHYKNQSSLIIYTSGTTGRPKGVVLTFGNIHCNITGMMSAWEWTSNDVILHVLPLHHVHGVVNALMVPLYCGATCVMLPKFDEKVVWEKLAVKRKTGIDITIFMAVPTIYAKLIEYYEKSEEENQLASQFLSASLENIRLMVSGSAALPRTIMDKWKVISGHTLLERYGMTELGMVLTNPLHGERIPGAVGHPFPGVRVAISKPNVYSTNSYDVIAKGNSTNTNVTKGMEDEQGELLVKGPTVFKEYWKNPSATKSSFTKDGWFKTGDTAVYTDGVYKIMGRTSVDIIKSGGYKISALDIERHLLEHPDISECVVVGLPDITWGQKVAAVIVTKSNHHLKLFDLKSWCRDKLPSYQIPSELRNVSEIPKNAMGKVNKKEIVKQLFNGRKV, from the exons atgtTAGTCAGAAGAATTTATTCTATTGTGAAGATCAGTGGTTCATTCAGATCACTTGCATCTGTGTCACAAGTAACAAAGACAATAAGCTCAAATATTTGTAGAAGATGTTTTCACAGGTATTACAGTGTCCAAGCCACACAAAATCTGCCACAGCCTGTCTTTCTTCAGGCAGAGAAGTATCCAAACAAAGTTGCAATAATAGACCAACATGGTAGCTTTAAATACCAGGATCTTTTACATTATAGTAAAACACTTTCACAGGAAATTATAGATCAAGTCAATGGTAATAGCAAGCATAAAAATCTTCCAGAAAACACCCATGTGGCATTCCTATGTGACAATGATGTATCTTATGTTGTGGCACAATGGGCCACATGGATGGCAGGAGGTGTGGCAGTTCCACTTTGTAAAAGTCATCCACAAAATGAATTAGAATATGTTATCCAAGATGCACAATGTTCGATAGTTTTAACAACAGCAGACCACCTTCATAAAATAGAAcctataacaaaaaaattaagcgtTCCACTCAGAGTATTAGAGAAGGAAAACTATACTGGATATTATGAAACTGATCAGAATGCTTGGTTTATTGATAGACAAACAAGTTTAGATTGTAAAAATCTGGTCAAACATAACCACTATAAAAACCAGTCAAgcttaattatatatactagtgGAACCACAGGGAGACCTAAG GGTGTGGTACTGACATTTGGAAATATTCACTGTAACATTACAGGAATGATGTCAGCTTGGGAATGGACGTCTAACGATgtgatattacatgtattaccctTGCATCATGTGCATGGTGTAGTTAATGCATTAATGGTACCATTATACTGTGGGGCAACATGTGTTATGTTGCCCAAGTTTGATGAAAAAGTG GTTTGGGAGAAACTTGCAGTGAAAAGAAAGACGGGGATAGACATCACTATTTTTATGGCTGTGCCAACAATTTATGCCAAATTGATAGAATACTATGAAAAAAGTGAAGAGGAGAACCAACTAGCTTCTCAATTCCTGTCTGCCTCACTAGAAAATATAAG GTTAATGGTATCAGGGTCAGCTGCCTTACCAAGGACAATTATGGACAAGTGGAAGGTGATTAGTGGACATACATTACTGGAGAGATATGGGATGACTGAGCTGGGCATGGTGCTCACAAATCCATTACATGGAGAACGAATTCCTG GAGCAGTAGGCCATCCATTTCCTGGTGTGAGGGTAGCCATTAGTAAACCTAATGTTTATAGTACTAACAGTTATGATGTCATAGCTAAAGGAAACTCCACCAATACAAATGTGACTAAAG GAATGGAAGATGAGCAGGGAGAGTTATTAGTAAAAGGACCAACTGTGTTCAAGGAATATTGGAAGAACCCGTCTGCTACTAAATCTAGCTTTACTAAAGATGGCTGGTTCAAAACAG GTGACACTGCAGTCTACACAGATGGTGTATACAAAATCATGGGAAGGACCTCTGTCGATATCATCAAAAGTGGCGGGTATAAAATCAGTGCTTTAGACATAGAACGCCATCTACTGGAACATCCAGATATTTCAGAATGTGTAGTGGTGGGTTTACCTGACATTACCTGGGGTCAAAAGGTCGCAGCAGTTATAGTGACTAAATCAAATCACCATTTAAAACTCTTTGATTTAAAATCCTGGTGTCGAGATAAACTTCCGTCATACCAAATACCATCAGAACTCAGAAATGTATCGGAAATTCCTAAAAATGCAATGGGAAAAGTCAACAAAAAGGAAATAGTGAAACAATTGTTTAATGGAAGAAAAGTATGA
- the LOC143080419 gene encoding bifunctional polynucleotide phosphatase/kinase-like, with product MITRRFMNNCLLFKQSTKFFVDRISLKPLQNVLEMFISCNLICPNNTHDPIPLPDGEPVVIGRSKDTRIIDLSCSRHQVEITANWKTEDITVKQLGSNSSSIDGIELEKDREVRLQLTSTLYVLTGLYPQKVDIKKKAPLKNNPNVEISSSKTDKKRPADQEEKLISPPSKRQKVEMKESISEEEHIKDVEKKLNLLKKMKNDKMKDGAKEVNTEKVQKEKTKENTTDFKFSDKKEGEPASESKWDQYDKLVIHTRKGLCSRSKIAGFDIDGTIIGTQSGNVFPKHPGDWRILFAEIPKKLKELHSDGYKIVFFTNQLGVARGKVKLEDLKTKFTRLVDKLGVPVQILIATDGGMYRKPAQGMFYYLQEKGNDKILVDKESSFYVGDGAGRPEKWQPKRKKDFSCSDRLFALNLGIKFYTPEEFFLNQKPAPYNLPEYDPRKLKSTDPLCDPPGAKIVSDQPEVVIFAGYPGSGKSFFGKKYLEPKGYVHVNRDTLGTWQKCVSLTAKSLKEGKSVMVDNTNPDPESRARYIDVAKKAGVPCRCFVFKATQQQAMHNERFRELTDKTHKPINVMIMNAFKSKFKEPNMKEGYTEILKINFVPKFDNKKHELLYKQFLLEK from the coding sequence ATGATCACAAGACGGTTTATGAATAATTGTCTCCTGTTTAAACAGAGCACCAAATTTTTTGTTGACAGAATATCGTTAAAACCTCTTCAAAACGTGCTGGAAATGTTTATCTCGTGTAATCTGATCTGTCCCAATAATACTCACGATCCAATTCCACTTCCTGATGGGGAACCAGTAGTTATCGGTAGAAGTaaagataccagaattattgATTTGTCATGTTCACGACACCAGGTAGAAATCACTGCCAACTGGAAAACGGAAGATATAACAGTTAAACAATTGGGAAGTAATTCCTCGTCAATTGATGGTATTGAATTGGAAAAAGATAGAGAAGTCAGACTACAGTTGACCTCTACTCTGTATGTTCTAACTGGATTGTATCCACAGAAGGTTGACATCAAGAAGAAAGCTCCACTTAAAAACAACCCAAATGTGGAAATAAGTTCATCAAAAACTGATAAGAAAAGGCCAGCAGACCAGGAAGAAAAGCTAATTTCACCACCATCGAAACGACAAAAAGTAGAAATGAAAGAAAGTATTTCAGAAGAAGAACACATAAAAGATGTTGAGAAAAAGTTAAAtcttctaaaaaaaatgaaaaatgataagaTGAAAGATGGTGCTAAGGAAGTTAATACTGAAAAAGtacaaaaagaaaagacaaaagaaaatacaacagATTTTAAATTTAGTGACAAAAAGGAAGGTGAACCAGCTTCTGAGAGCAAATGGGATCAATATGATAAGTTAGTCATACATACAAGAAAAGGCCTTTGTTCAAGGTCAAAGATAGCAGGATTTGACATTGATGGTACTATCATAGGGACACAGTCTGGAAATGTATTTCCAAAGCATCCTGGAGATTGGAGAATTCTTTTTGCAGAAATTCCAAAGAAACTGAAAGAGTTACATTCCGATGgttataaaattgttttctttactAACCAGCTTGGTGTCGCACGAGGAAAAGTGAAGTTGGAAGacttgaaaacaaaatttacaagACTGGTTGATAAACTTGGAGTACCAGTTCAAATTCTGATAGCCACTGATGGTGGCATGTACAGGAAACCTGCTCAGGGAATGTTTTATTATCTACAGGAAAAGGGAAATGATAAAATACTGGTTGATAAAGAATCCAGTTTTTATGTGGGAGATGGGGCAGGTAGACCAGAAAAATGGCAGCCAAAGAGGAAGAAAGATTTCTCTTGTAGTGATCGATTGTTTGCATTGAATCTTGGGATCAAGTTTTACACACCAGAGGAGTTTTTCCTTAACCAGAAACCTGCGCCTTATAATTTACCTGAATATGATCCTAGAAAGTTGAAATCTACTGATCCATTATGTGACCCGCCGGGAGCTAAGATTGTATCAGATCAGCCAGAAGTTGTTATATTTGCTGGCTATCCAGGTTCTGGTAAATCCTTCTTTGGTAAAAAGTACCTAGAACCGAAAGGATATGTTCACGTCAATCGGGATACTCTGGGAACGTGGCAGAAGTGTGTTTCCCTAACGGCCAAGTCTTTAAAGGAAGGAAAAAGTGTGATGGTAGATAACACGAATCCTGATCCAGAATCAAGGGCAAGGTATATAGACGTTGCCAAAAAAGCTGGAGTTCCTTgtagatgttttgtttttaaagcaACACAACAACAGGCAATGCATAATGAAAGGTTCAGAGAACTGACAGATAAAACACACAAACCTATCAATGTTATGATTATGAATGCATTCAAGTCAAAGTTTAAAGAACCAAACATGAAAGAAGGCTATACAGAAATCTTAAAGATTAACTTTGTTCCAAAGTTTGATAATAAAAAGCacgaactattatataaacaATTTCTTCTTGAAAAGTAA